A section of the Ictalurus punctatus breed USDA103 chromosome 8, Coco_2.0, whole genome shotgun sequence genome encodes:
- the glra1 gene encoding glycine receptor subunit alphaZ1 isoform X3, whose translation MCRLSALGIYLWETVVFFSLAASQQAAARKAASPMPPSEFLDKLVGKVSGYDARIRPNFKDPHGPKSDGTHKKGPPVNVTCNIFINSFGSIAETTMDYRVNIFLRQQWNDPRLAYSEYPDDSLDLDPSMLDSIWKPDLFFANEKGANFHEVTTDNKLLRISKNGNVLYSIRITLILACPMDLKNFPMDVQTCIMQLESFGYTMNDLIFEWDEKGAVQVADGLTLPQFILKEEKDLRYCTKHYNTGKFTCIEARFHLERQMGYYLIQMYIPSLLIVILSWVSFWINMDAAPARVGLGITTVLTMTTQSSGSRASLPKVSYVKAIDIWMAVCLLFVFSALLEYAAVNFIARQHKELLRFHRRRRHLKVLPVLLQVLWFPLPVQRHATVNVYAIVSCDDMDGLAHCSGCTPPCAPCSLG comes from the exons CTTGGCAGCATCCCAGCAAGCTGCAGCACGGAAAGCTGCCTCCCCTATGCCCCCTTCAGAATTCTTGGACAAACTTGTGGGGAAAGTATCTGGGTACGACGCAAGAATCAGACCTAATTTTAAAG ACCCACATGGCCCCAAATCGGATGGTACTCACAAGAAAG gtccACCTGTGAATGTAACATGCAACATTTTTATTAACAGTTTTGGATCCATTGCTGAAACAACAATG GATTACAGGGTGAATATTTTCCTGAGACAGCAGTGGAATGACCCCCGACTGGCTTACAGTGAATACCCTGATGACTCCCTCGACCTCGACCCCTCCATGTTAGACTCAATTTGGAAGCCAGATTTGTTCTTTGCCAATGAAAAGGGTGCCAATTTCCACGAGGTTACCACTGACAACAAGCTGCTGAGGATCTCTAAAAATGGGAACGTGTTGTATAGCATAAG GATAACACTAATTCTGGCCTGTCCCATGGACCTGAAGAATTTCCCGATGGACGTGCAGACTTGTATAATGCAGTTGGAGAGCT TTGGCTACACTATGAATGATCTGATATTTGAGTGGGACGAAAAAGGTGCTGTGCAAGTGGCTGATGGACTGACGTTACCCCAGTTTATCCTGAAGGAGGAGAAAGATTTACGCTACTGCACCAAACACTACAACACAG GGAAGTTCACATGCATCGAGGCCCGCTTCCATCTGGAGAGGCAGATGGGTTACTACCTGATTCAGATGTACATCCCCAGTCTGCTAATCGTCATCCTGTCCTGGGTGTCCTTCTGGATCAACATGGATGCTGCTCCTGCTCGTGTGGGCCTGGGCATTACCACTGTGCTCACCATGACAACACAGAGCTCGGGCTCCAGAGCCTCTCTGCCAAAG GTCTCCTATGTGAAGGCCATTGACATCTGGATGGCTGTGTGCCTGCTGTTTGTCTTCTCAGCTCTGCTGGAGTATGCTGCTGTCAACTTCATCGCTCGCCAGCACAAAGAGCTGCTGCGCTTCCACAGGAGGAGACGACACCTAAAG gttctccccgtgctgctccaggtactctggtttcctctcccagtccaaagacatgctactgtgaatgtgtatgcaattgtgtcctgcgatgacATGGATGGATTAGCACactgttcagggtgtaccccgccttgtgccccatgctccctgggatag
- the glra1 gene encoding glycine receptor subunit alphaZ1 isoform X4, protein MCRLSALGIYLWETVVFFSLAASQQAAARKAASPMPPSEFLDKLVGKVSGYDARIRPNFKDPHGPKSDGTHKKGPPVNVTCNIFINSFGSIAETTMDYRVNIFLRQQWNDPRLAYSEYPDDSLDLDPSMLDSIWKPDLFFANEKGANFHEVTTDNKLLRISKNGNVLYSIRITLILACPMDLKNFPMDVQTCIMQLESFGYTMNDLIFEWDEKGAVQVADGLTLPQFILKEEKDLRYCTKHYNTGKFTCIEARFHLERQMGYYLIQMYIPSLLIVILSWVSFWINMDAAPARVGLGITTVLTMTTQSSGSRASLPKVSYVKAIDIWMAVCLLFVFSALLEYAAVNFIARQHKELLRFHRRRRHLKVRAAGRPC, encoded by the exons CTTGGCAGCATCCCAGCAAGCTGCAGCACGGAAAGCTGCCTCCCCTATGCCCCCTTCAGAATTCTTGGACAAACTTGTGGGGAAAGTATCTGGGTACGACGCAAGAATCAGACCTAATTTTAAAG ACCCACATGGCCCCAAATCGGATGGTACTCACAAGAAAG gtccACCTGTGAATGTAACATGCAACATTTTTATTAACAGTTTTGGATCCATTGCTGAAACAACAATG GATTACAGGGTGAATATTTTCCTGAGACAGCAGTGGAATGACCCCCGACTGGCTTACAGTGAATACCCTGATGACTCCCTCGACCTCGACCCCTCCATGTTAGACTCAATTTGGAAGCCAGATTTGTTCTTTGCCAATGAAAAGGGTGCCAATTTCCACGAGGTTACCACTGACAACAAGCTGCTGAGGATCTCTAAAAATGGGAACGTGTTGTATAGCATAAG GATAACACTAATTCTGGCCTGTCCCATGGACCTGAAGAATTTCCCGATGGACGTGCAGACTTGTATAATGCAGTTGGAGAGCT TTGGCTACACTATGAATGATCTGATATTTGAGTGGGACGAAAAAGGTGCTGTGCAAGTGGCTGATGGACTGACGTTACCCCAGTTTATCCTGAAGGAGGAGAAAGATTTACGCTACTGCACCAAACACTACAACACAG GGAAGTTCACATGCATCGAGGCCCGCTTCCATCTGGAGAGGCAGATGGGTTACTACCTGATTCAGATGTACATCCCCAGTCTGCTAATCGTCATCCTGTCCTGGGTGTCCTTCTGGATCAACATGGATGCTGCTCCTGCTCGTGTGGGCCTGGGCATTACCACTGTGCTCACCATGACAACACAGAGCTCGGGCTCCAGAGCCTCTCTGCCAAAG GTCTCCTATGTGAAGGCCATTGACATCTGGATGGCTGTGTGCCTGCTGTTTGTCTTCTCAGCTCTGCTGGAGTATGCTGCTGTCAACTTCATCGCTCGCCAGCACAAAGAGCTGCTGCGCTTCCACAGGAGGAGACGACACCTAAAG gTCAGggctgcaggcaggccatgctag